In the Nicotiana tabacum cultivar K326 chromosome 16, ASM71507v2, whole genome shotgun sequence genome, one interval contains:
- the LOC107817546 gene encoding uncharacterized protein LOC107817546 encodes MFQEDARFIKSSSINSIIFDKHSEKLKSEYRMHLEASIDVARLLLLYGLPFRGHDESESSTNQGLFQGFLRWHEDKHPDMGKVILENAPQNDTLTCPIIQKDIINACAKETLKAIIGDLNGDYFGILVDESKDISHKEQMALVLCYVDKNGEVVERFVGLVHVSDTSACSLKETIYSLLSDHSLSPSQIRGQGYDGASNMRGEISGLKTLIMKYSSSAYYIHCFAHQLQLTLVAMSKKHLDVEDFFCHVTNVLNVIGVSFKRRDLLRHLQAEKLEQLLESGEIHTGRVLNQERGLQRLGDTRWGSHFKTLDNFIVIFSSIIRVLEVIEHEGSTSNERNQAKYLLSEIITFKFVFMLHLMLKVLAMSNELNKILQKRDQDIVNAVKFLKITKKRLQDMRETGWESLLDDVSSFCHMHDIIIPKMDESYFPGKSKRKSSGICYSHHLRVDIFYAVIDVQLQELNDRFGVVSSELLLGMASLNPVNSFANLIKVE; translated from the coding sequence ATGTTTCAAGAAGATGCTAGATTTATCAAATCATCATCaatcaattcaattatttttgatAAGCACTCCGAGAAGTTAAAAAGTGAGTATCGAATGCATTTAGAAGCATCAATTGATGTGGCAAGACTTCTATTATTGTATGGATTGCCTTTTAGGGGCCATGACGAAAGTGAATCTTCAACAAATCAAGGCCTCTTTCAAGGATTCTTACGATGGCATGAGGACAAGCATCCAGATATGGGAAAAGTAATATTAGAAAATGCTCCACAAAATGATACTTTGACTTGCCCTATAATccaaaaggatattatcaatgcTTGTGCAAAAGAAACATTAAAGGCTATAATTGGAGACTTGAATGGAGATTACTTTGGTATATTAGTTGATGAGTCCAAAGATATCTCACACAAAGAACAAATGGCTCTTGTTTTGTGTTATGTTGATAAGAATGGTGAAGTGGTAGAGCGATTTGTTGGTCTTGTTCATGTTAGTGATACATCAGCATGCTCATTGAAGGAAACAATCTACTCTTTGCTTTCAGACCACTCACTAAGTCCATCCCAAATACGTGGACAAGGTTATGATGGAGCTAGTAACATGAGGGGAGAGATAAGTGGTCTTAAGACTTTGATTATGAAATACAGCTCATCGGCATATTACATTCATTGCTTTGCTCATCAATTGCAATTAACACTTGTAGCTATGTCTAAAAAGCATTTGGATGTCGAAGACTTCTTCTGTCATGTTACAAATGTGTTAAATGTCATTGGAGTATCTTTTAAGCGCAGAGATTTGCTTCGCCATCTTCAAGCTGAAAAACTGGAGCAATTACTTGAGTCTGGTGAAATTCATACCGGGCGAGTACTAAATCAAGAACGCGGGCTTCAAAGACTAGGTGATACTCGTTGGGGATCACATTTCAAAACATTAGATAactttattgttattttctcaTCTATTATTCGTGTGCTTGAAGTGATTGAACATGAAGGTTCTACCTCAAATGAGAGAAATCAAGCAAAATATCTTTTGAGTGAGATAATAAcatttaaatttgtttttatgCTTCACTTGATGTTGAAAGTTTTGGCAATGTCAAATGAGTTGAACAAGATCCTACAAAAGAGAGATCAAGATATTGTTAATGCCGTGAAGTTTCTTAAGATTACAAAGAAAAGATTGCAAGATATGAGGGAAACTGGATGGGAATCTTTGCTAGATGATGTTTCCTCATTTTgtcatatgcatgatattataattcCCAAGATGGATGAATCCTATTTTCCTGGAAAGTCGAAGCGCAAGTCTTCTGGTATTTGTTATTCACACCACTTGCGTGTTGATATCTTTTATGCTGTAATTGATGTGCAACTTCAAGAGCTTAATGACCGTTTTGGTGTAGTGAGTAGCGAATTGCTTCTTGGGATGGCTAGCTTGAATCCAGTCAATTCTTTTGCTAATTTGATAAAGGTAGAATAA